From a region of the Oryza sativa Japonica Group chromosome 6, ASM3414082v1 genome:
- the LOC4341281 gene encoding ABC transporter G family member 42, with protein sequence MESAMEKVWESGRRMSRSIGRGMGMEAWGVDEAFMPQNSGGGGGSRGRRRSGRGGTADDDEEALRWAAIERLPTYSRMRTAILSSAEEEAAAAAAGAGKQQYKEVDVRRLGVGERQEFIERVFRVAEEDNQRFLQKLRNRIDRVGIELPTVEVRFEELMVQARCHVGSRALPTLLNTARNIAEAALGLVGVRPGRQATLTILRGVSGAVRPSRMTLLLGPPSSGKTTLLLALAGKLDPSLRRGGEVTYNGFELEEFVAQKTAAYISQTDVHVGEMTVKETLDFSARCQGVGTKYDLLTELARREKEAGIRPEPEVDLFMKATSMEGVESSLQTDYTLRILGLDICADTIVGDQMQRGISGGQKKRVTTGEMIVGPTKVLFMDEISTGLDSSTTFQIVKCLQQIVHLGEATILMSLLQPAPETFELFDDIILLSEGQIVYQGPREYVLEFFESCGFRCPERKGTADFLQEVTSKKDQEQYWADKHRPYRYISVSEFAQRFKRFHVGLQLENHLSVPFDKTRSHQAALVFSKQSVSTTELLKASFAKEWLLIKRNSFVYIFKTIQLIIVALVASTVFLRTQMHTRNLDDGFVYIGALLFSLIVNMFNGFAELSLTITRLPVFFKHRDLLFYPAWIFTLPNVILRIPFSIIESIVWVIVTYYTIGFAPEADRFFKQLLLVFLIQQMAGGLFRATAGLCRSMIIAQTGGALALLIFFVLGGFLLPKAFIPKWWIWGYWVSPLMYGYNALAVNEFYSPRWMNKFVLDNNGVPKRLGIALMEGANIFTDKNWFWIGAAGLLGFTMFFNVLFTLSLVYLNPLGKPQAVISEETAKEAEGNGDARHTVRNGSTKSNGGNHKEMREMRLSARLSNSSSNGVSRLMSIGSNEAGPRRGMVLPFTPLSMSFDDVNYYVDMPAEMKQQGVVDDRLQLLRDVTGSFRPAVLTALMGVSGAGKTTLMDVLAGRKTGGYIEGDMRISGYPKNQETFARISGYCEQNDIHSPQVTVRESLIYSAFLRLPEKIGDQEITDDIKIQFVDEVMELVELDNLKDALVGLPGITGLSTEQRKRLTIAVELVANPSIIFMDEPTSGLDARAAAIVMRTVRNTVDTGRTVVCTIHQPSIDIFEAFDELLLLKRGGQVIYSGQLGRNSQKMIEYFEAIPGVPKIKDKYNPATWMLEVSSVAAEVRLNMDFAEYYKTSDLYKQNKVLVNQLSQPEPGTSDLHFPTKYSQSTIGQFRACLWKQWLTYWRSPDYNLVRFSFTLFTALLLGTIFWKIGTKMGNANSLRMVIGAMYTAVMFIGINNCATVQPIVSIERTVFYRERAAGMYSAMPYAIAQVVMEIPYVFVQTAYYTLIVYAMMSFQWTAAKFFWFFFVSYFSFLYFTYYGMMTVAISPNHEVAAIFAAAFYSLFNLFSGFFIPRPRIPKWWIWYYWLCPLAWTVYGLIVTQYGDLEQIISVPGQSNQTISYYVTHHFGYHRKFMPVVAPVLVLFAVFFAFMYAICIKKLNFQHR encoded by the exons atggaGAGCGCGATGGAGAAGGTGTGGGAGTCGGGGAGGCGGATGAGCCGGAGCATCGGGagggggatggggatggaggcGTGGGGCGTCGACGAGGCCTTCATGCCGCAgaactccggcggcggcgggggcagcagggggaggaggaggagcggccgcggcggcaccgccgacgacgacgaggaggcgctcCGGTGGGCCGCCATCGAGCGCCTCCCCACCTACAGCCGCATGCGCACCGccatcctctcctccgccgaagaagaggccgccgccgccgccgccggagcaggcAAGCAGCAGTACAAGGAGGTGGACGTCCGGcggctcggcgtcggcgagAGGCAGGAGTTCATCGAGCGCGTCTTCCGCGTCGCCGAGGAGGACAACCAGCGATTCCTCCAGAAGCTACGCAACCGGATCGACAG GGTGGGCATCGAGCTGCCGACGGTGGAGGTGCGGTTCGAGGAGCTGATGGTGCAGGCGAGGTGCCACGTGGGCAGCCGCGCGCTGCCGACGCTGCTGAACACGGCGCGCAAcatcgcggaggcggcgctggggCTCGTCGGCGTCCGGCCGGGGCGGCAGGCGACGCTGACCATCCTCAGGGGGGTCTCCGGCGCCGTCCGGCCCTCCCGGATGACGCTGCTGCTGGGCCCGCCGTCGTCGGGGAAGACGACCCTCCTCCTGGCCCTCGCCGGGAAGCTGGACCCGTcgctccggcgcggcggcgaggtgacgTACAACGGGTTCGAGCTGGAGGAGTTCGTGGCGCAGAAGACGGCGGCGTACATCAGCCAGACGGACGTGCACGTCGGCGAGATGACCGTCAAGGAGACGCTCGACTTCTCGGCCAGGTGCCAGGGCGTCGGCACCAAGTACG ATCTTCTGACAGAGCTGGCAAGGAGGGAGAAGGAGGCCGGCATCCGGCCGGAGCCCGAGGTCGACCTCTTCAtgaag GCTACTTCGATGGAAGGAGTCGAGAGCAGCCTTCAGACAGATTACACCCTCAGA ATACTGGGATTGGATATATGCGCGGACACGATCGTCGGCGACCAGATGCAGAGGGGGATCTCCGGTGGTCAGAAGAAACGCGTCACCACCG GTGAGATGATTGTCGGTCCAACAAAGGTTCTATTCATGGATGAGATATCAACTGGATTGGACAGCTCCACCACATTCCAGATTGTCAAATGCCTTCAGCAAATCGTGCACTTGGGCGAGGCAACCATCCTCATGTCACTCCTACAACCAGCCCCTGAGACTTTTGAGCTATTCGATGACATTATCCTACTGTCAGAAGGCCAGATTGTTTATCAGGGACCCCGCGAATACGTCCTTGAGTTCTTTGAGTCATGCGGATTCCGCTGCCCAGAGCGTAAGGGTACTGCAGACTTTCTTCAGGAG GTGACATCAAAGAAGGATCAGGAGCAGTATTGGGCCGACAAGCATAGGCCATACAGATACATTTCAGTCTCAGAATTTGCACAGAGATTTAAAAGGTTCCATGTTGGGCTCCAACTTGAGAATCATCTCTCAGTCCCATTTGATAAAACTCGTAGCCATCAGGCTGCTCTTGTCTTCTCGAAGCAATCGGTGTCAACAACAGAGCTCCTCAAGGCATCCTTTGCCAAGGAGTGGCTCCTCATTAAGCGCAACTCATTTGTGTACATCTTCAAGACCATACAG CTCATCATTGTAGCCCTTGTCGCGTCGACAGTGTTTCTTAGGACCCAGATGCACACAAGGAATTTAGATGATGGCTTTGTGTACATTGGAGCACTACTTTTCAGTCTGATTGTGAACATGTTCAATGGTTTCGCTGAGCTCTCTTTGACCATCACAAGGTTGCCAGTGTTCTTCAAGCACCGGGACCTCCTCTTCTACCCTGCTTGGATCTTCACTCTACCGAATGTTATTCTGAGAATCCCATTTTCCATCATCGAATCTATAGTCTGGGTGAttgttacatactacactatagGATTTGCCCCAGAGGCTGACAG ATTTTTCAAGCAGTTGCTGCTAGTGTTCTTGATCCAGCAGATGGCAGGTGGCCTTTTCAGAGCAACTGCTGGTCTGTGCAGATCCATGATCATTGCTCAAACTGGAGGAGCCCTGGCCCTTCTCATATTTTTCGTTCTTGGAGGATTTCTTCTGCCAAAAG CATTCATCCCAAAATGGTGGATCTGGGGTTACTGGGTTTCACCACTGATGTACGGGTATAATGCTCTAGCAGTCAATGAATTCTACTCTCCTCGGTGGATGAACAAGTTTGTACTG GATAACAATGGCGTTCCTAAAAGACTAGGAATAGCTCTGATGGAAGGTGCCAACATCTTCACTGACAAAAATTGGTTCTGGATTGGAGCAGCAGGGCTCCTGGGTTTCACCATGTTTTTCAATGTGCTTTTCACTCTGTCACTCGTTTATCTGAATC CTCTGGGCAAACCACAAGCTGTCATATCTGAAGAAACTGCGAAGGAAGCGGAAGGCAATGGGGATGCAAGACATACAGTAAGAAATGGCAGCACAAAATCAAATGGTGGAAATCACA AAGAAATGAGGGAGATGAGATTGAGTGCTCGTCTGAGCAATAGTTCATCGAATGGAGTTTCACGACTGATGTCCATTGGTAGCAATGAAGCTGGTCCAAGAAGAGGAATGGTTCTTCCATTTACTCCTCTATCCATGTCTTTTGATGATGTGAACTACTATGTCGACATGCCTGCA GAAATGAAGCAGCAAGGAGTGGTGGATGATAGGCTCCAATTGTTACGTGACGTTACTGGATCATTTAGGCCTGCAGTGCTGACAGCACTCATGGGAGTCAGTGGAGCCGGAAAGACAACTCTTATGGATGTTTTGGCAGGAAGAAAGACTGGTGGTTACATTGAAGGAGATATGAGAATTTCTGGTTATCCTAAGAACCAAGAAACATTTGCAAGAATTTCTGGCTACTGTGAGCAAAACGATATCCATTCACCTCAGGTCACAGTTAGGGAGTCTTTGATATACTCTGCTTTCCTGCGCCTTCCAGAAAAAATAGGAGATCAAGAAATCACTGATGATATCAAGATT CAATTTGTTGATGAAGTTATGGAACTAGTGGAGCTCGACAATCTGAAGGATGCGTTAGTTGGCCTGCCTGGAATCACAGGGCTTTCAACAGAGCAAAGGAAGAGATTGACAATAGCAGTGGAGCTTGTTGCAAATCCCTCGATCATCTTCATGGATGAACCGACTTCAGGTCTTGATGCAAGAGCAGCAGCCATTGTTATGAGAACAGTGAGGAACACAGTTGACACTGGACGGACAGTGGTTTGCACAATTCACCAGCCAAGCATTGACATATTTGAGGCTTTTGATGAG CTGCTACTACTGAAAAGAGGAGGGCAGGTGATATACTCTGGGCAATTGGGTCGTAATTCCCAGAAAATGATTGAATATTTCGAG GCAATTCCTGGTGTGCCTAAAATCAAAGATAAGTACAATCCAGCTACATGGATGCTTGAGGTCAGTTCAGTTGCTGCGGAAGTACGCTTAAATATGGACTTTGCTGAGTACTATAAGACATCAGACCTGTACAA GCAAAACAAGGTATTGGTGAATCAGCTAAGTCAACCAGAGCCAGGAACATCAGATCTGCATTTTCCTACAAAATACTCTCAATCCACCATAGGGCAATTTAGGGCCTGCCTCTGGAAGCAATGGCTGACCTATTGGCGCAGCCCAGATTACAATCTTGTTAGATTTTCCTTCACTCTGTTCACAGCCTTGCTACTCGGCACCATCTTTTGGAAGATCGGCACCAAGAT GGGAAATGCCAATTCTCTTAGAATGGTCATTGGAGCAATGTATACAGCAGTGATGTTTATCGGTATCAACAATTGTGCGACTGTGCAGCCAATCGTGTCGATTGAGAGAACAGTTTTCTACCGAGAGAGGGCTGCTGGGATGTACTCTGCTATGCCCTATGCCATTGCTCAG GTTGTCATGGAGATACCCTATGTGTTCGTCCAAACTGCATATTATACCCTCATTGTTTATGCCATGATGAGCTTCCAGTGGACAGCAGCCAAGTTCTTCTGGTTCTTCTTCGTCTCCTACTTCTCATTTCTCTACTTCACCTACTATGGTATGATGACGGTGGCAATCTCACCAAACCATGAGGTTGCAGCCATCTTTGCCGCGGCGTTCTATTCCTTGTTCAACCTATTCTCAGGATTCTTCATTCCGAGACCA AGGATTCCCAAATGGTGGATCTGGTACTACTGGCTTTGCCCATTGGCATGGACAGTGTATGGGCTCATAGTGACACAGTATGGAGACCTAGAACAAATCATCTCAGTCCCTGGCCAATCCAACCAGACAATCAGCTACTATGTTACTCATCATTTTGGATATCACAGGAAATTTATGCCAGTTGTTGCGCCGGTGCTCGTGCTCTTCGCTGTGTTTTTCGCGTTCATGTATGCCATTTGCATCAAGAAGTTGAACTTCCAACATCGATAG
- the LOC4341281 gene encoding ABC transporter G family member 42 isoform X1 produces MESAMEKVWESGRRMSRSIGRGMGMEAWGVDEAFMPQNSGGGGGSRGRRRSGRGGTADDDEEALRWAAIERLPTYSRMRTAILSSAEEEAAAAAAGAGKQQYKEVDVRRLGVGERQEFIERVFRVAEEDNQRFLQKLRNRIDRVGIELPTVEVRFEELMVQARCHVGSRALPTLLNTARNIAEAALGLVGVRPGRQATLTILRGVSGAVRPSRMTLLLGPPSSGKTTLLLALAGKLDPSLRRGGEVTYNGFELEEFVAQKTAAYISQTDVHVGEMTVKETLDFSARCQGVGTKYDLLTELARREKEAGIRPEPEVDLFMKATSMEGVESSLQTDYTLRILGLDICADTIVGDQMQRGISGGQKKRVTTGEMIVGPTKVLFMDEISTGLDSSTTFQIVKCLQQIVHLGEATILMSLLQPAPETFELFDDIILLSEGQIVYQGPREYVLEFFESCGFRCPERKGTADFLQEVTSKKDQEQYWADKHRPYRYISVSEFAQRFKRFHVGLQLENHLSVPFDKTRSHQAALVFSKQSVSTTELLKASFAKEWLLIKRNSFVYIFKTIQLIIVALVASTVFLRTQMHTRNLDDGFVYIGALLFSLIVNMFNGFAELSLTITRLPVFFKHRDLLFYPAWIFTLPNVILRIPFSIIESIVWVIVTYYTIGFAPEADRFFKQLLLVFLIQQMAGGLFRATAGLCRSMIIAQTGGALALLIFFVLGGFLLPKAFIPKWWIWGYWVSPLMYGYNALAVNEFYSPRWMNKFVLDNNGVPKRLGIALMEGANIFTDKNWFWIGAAGLLGFTMFFNVLFTLSLVYLNPLGKPQAVISEETAKEAEGNGDARHTVRNGSTKSNGGNHKMREMRLSARLSNSSSNGVSRLMSIGSNEAGPRRGMVLPFTPLSMSFDDVNYYVDMPAEMKQQGVVDDRLQLLRDVTGSFRPAVLTALMGVSGAGKTTLMDVLAGRKTGGYIEGDMRISGYPKNQETFARISGYCEQNDIHSPQVTVRESLIYSAFLRLPEKIGDQEITDDIKIQFVDEVMELVELDNLKDALVGLPGITGLSTEQRKRLTIAVELVANPSIIFMDEPTSGLDARAAAIVMRTVRNTVDTGRTVVCTIHQPSIDIFEAFDELLLLKRGGQVIYSGQLGRNSQKMIEYFEAIPGVPKIKDKYNPATWMLEVSSVAAEVRLNMDFAEYYKTSDLYKQNKVLVNQLSQPEPGTSDLHFPTKYSQSTIGQFRACLWKQWLTYWRSPDYNLVRFSFTLFTALLLGTIFWKIGTKMGNANSLRMVIGAMYTAVMFIGINNCATVQPIVSIERTVFYRERAAGMYSAMPYAIAQVVMEIPYVFVQTAYYTLIVYAMMSFQWTAAKFFWFFFVSYFSFLYFTYYGMMTVAISPNHEVAAIFAAAFYSLFNLFSGFFIPRPRIPKWWIWYYWLCPLAWTVYGLIVTQYGDLEQIISVPGQSNQTISYYVTHHFGYHRKFMPVVAPVLVLFAVFFAFMYAICIKKLNFQHR; encoded by the exons atggaGAGCGCGATGGAGAAGGTGTGGGAGTCGGGGAGGCGGATGAGCCGGAGCATCGGGagggggatggggatggaggcGTGGGGCGTCGACGAGGCCTTCATGCCGCAgaactccggcggcggcgggggcagcagggggaggaggaggagcggccgcggcggcaccgccgacgacgacgaggaggcgctcCGGTGGGCCGCCATCGAGCGCCTCCCCACCTACAGCCGCATGCGCACCGccatcctctcctccgccgaagaagaggccgccgccgccgccgccggagcaggcAAGCAGCAGTACAAGGAGGTGGACGTCCGGcggctcggcgtcggcgagAGGCAGGAGTTCATCGAGCGCGTCTTCCGCGTCGCCGAGGAGGACAACCAGCGATTCCTCCAGAAGCTACGCAACCGGATCGACAG GGTGGGCATCGAGCTGCCGACGGTGGAGGTGCGGTTCGAGGAGCTGATGGTGCAGGCGAGGTGCCACGTGGGCAGCCGCGCGCTGCCGACGCTGCTGAACACGGCGCGCAAcatcgcggaggcggcgctggggCTCGTCGGCGTCCGGCCGGGGCGGCAGGCGACGCTGACCATCCTCAGGGGGGTCTCCGGCGCCGTCCGGCCCTCCCGGATGACGCTGCTGCTGGGCCCGCCGTCGTCGGGGAAGACGACCCTCCTCCTGGCCCTCGCCGGGAAGCTGGACCCGTcgctccggcgcggcggcgaggtgacgTACAACGGGTTCGAGCTGGAGGAGTTCGTGGCGCAGAAGACGGCGGCGTACATCAGCCAGACGGACGTGCACGTCGGCGAGATGACCGTCAAGGAGACGCTCGACTTCTCGGCCAGGTGCCAGGGCGTCGGCACCAAGTACG ATCTTCTGACAGAGCTGGCAAGGAGGGAGAAGGAGGCCGGCATCCGGCCGGAGCCCGAGGTCGACCTCTTCAtgaag GCTACTTCGATGGAAGGAGTCGAGAGCAGCCTTCAGACAGATTACACCCTCAGA ATACTGGGATTGGATATATGCGCGGACACGATCGTCGGCGACCAGATGCAGAGGGGGATCTCCGGTGGTCAGAAGAAACGCGTCACCACCG GTGAGATGATTGTCGGTCCAACAAAGGTTCTATTCATGGATGAGATATCAACTGGATTGGACAGCTCCACCACATTCCAGATTGTCAAATGCCTTCAGCAAATCGTGCACTTGGGCGAGGCAACCATCCTCATGTCACTCCTACAACCAGCCCCTGAGACTTTTGAGCTATTCGATGACATTATCCTACTGTCAGAAGGCCAGATTGTTTATCAGGGACCCCGCGAATACGTCCTTGAGTTCTTTGAGTCATGCGGATTCCGCTGCCCAGAGCGTAAGGGTACTGCAGACTTTCTTCAGGAG GTGACATCAAAGAAGGATCAGGAGCAGTATTGGGCCGACAAGCATAGGCCATACAGATACATTTCAGTCTCAGAATTTGCACAGAGATTTAAAAGGTTCCATGTTGGGCTCCAACTTGAGAATCATCTCTCAGTCCCATTTGATAAAACTCGTAGCCATCAGGCTGCTCTTGTCTTCTCGAAGCAATCGGTGTCAACAACAGAGCTCCTCAAGGCATCCTTTGCCAAGGAGTGGCTCCTCATTAAGCGCAACTCATTTGTGTACATCTTCAAGACCATACAG CTCATCATTGTAGCCCTTGTCGCGTCGACAGTGTTTCTTAGGACCCAGATGCACACAAGGAATTTAGATGATGGCTTTGTGTACATTGGAGCACTACTTTTCAGTCTGATTGTGAACATGTTCAATGGTTTCGCTGAGCTCTCTTTGACCATCACAAGGTTGCCAGTGTTCTTCAAGCACCGGGACCTCCTCTTCTACCCTGCTTGGATCTTCACTCTACCGAATGTTATTCTGAGAATCCCATTTTCCATCATCGAATCTATAGTCTGGGTGAttgttacatactacactatagGATTTGCCCCAGAGGCTGACAG ATTTTTCAAGCAGTTGCTGCTAGTGTTCTTGATCCAGCAGATGGCAGGTGGCCTTTTCAGAGCAACTGCTGGTCTGTGCAGATCCATGATCATTGCTCAAACTGGAGGAGCCCTGGCCCTTCTCATATTTTTCGTTCTTGGAGGATTTCTTCTGCCAAAAG CATTCATCCCAAAATGGTGGATCTGGGGTTACTGGGTTTCACCACTGATGTACGGGTATAATGCTCTAGCAGTCAATGAATTCTACTCTCCTCGGTGGATGAACAAGTTTGTACTG GATAACAATGGCGTTCCTAAAAGACTAGGAATAGCTCTGATGGAAGGTGCCAACATCTTCACTGACAAAAATTGGTTCTGGATTGGAGCAGCAGGGCTCCTGGGTTTCACCATGTTTTTCAATGTGCTTTTCACTCTGTCACTCGTTTATCTGAATC CTCTGGGCAAACCACAAGCTGTCATATCTGAAGAAACTGCGAAGGAAGCGGAAGGCAATGGGGATGCAAGACATACAGTAAGAAATGGCAGCACAAAATCAAATGGTGGAAATCACA AAATGAGGGAGATGAGATTGAGTGCTCGTCTGAGCAATAGTTCATCGAATGGAGTTTCACGACTGATGTCCATTGGTAGCAATGAAGCTGGTCCAAGAAGAGGAATGGTTCTTCCATTTACTCCTCTATCCATGTCTTTTGATGATGTGAACTACTATGTCGACATGCCTGCA GAAATGAAGCAGCAAGGAGTGGTGGATGATAGGCTCCAATTGTTACGTGACGTTACTGGATCATTTAGGCCTGCAGTGCTGACAGCACTCATGGGAGTCAGTGGAGCCGGAAAGACAACTCTTATGGATGTTTTGGCAGGAAGAAAGACTGGTGGTTACATTGAAGGAGATATGAGAATTTCTGGTTATCCTAAGAACCAAGAAACATTTGCAAGAATTTCTGGCTACTGTGAGCAAAACGATATCCATTCACCTCAGGTCACAGTTAGGGAGTCTTTGATATACTCTGCTTTCCTGCGCCTTCCAGAAAAAATAGGAGATCAAGAAATCACTGATGATATCAAGATT CAATTTGTTGATGAAGTTATGGAACTAGTGGAGCTCGACAATCTGAAGGATGCGTTAGTTGGCCTGCCTGGAATCACAGGGCTTTCAACAGAGCAAAGGAAGAGATTGACAATAGCAGTGGAGCTTGTTGCAAATCCCTCGATCATCTTCATGGATGAACCGACTTCAGGTCTTGATGCAAGAGCAGCAGCCATTGTTATGAGAACAGTGAGGAACACAGTTGACACTGGACGGACAGTGGTTTGCACAATTCACCAGCCAAGCATTGACATATTTGAGGCTTTTGATGAG CTGCTACTACTGAAAAGAGGAGGGCAGGTGATATACTCTGGGCAATTGGGTCGTAATTCCCAGAAAATGATTGAATATTTCGAG GCAATTCCTGGTGTGCCTAAAATCAAAGATAAGTACAATCCAGCTACATGGATGCTTGAGGTCAGTTCAGTTGCTGCGGAAGTACGCTTAAATATGGACTTTGCTGAGTACTATAAGACATCAGACCTGTACAA GCAAAACAAGGTATTGGTGAATCAGCTAAGTCAACCAGAGCCAGGAACATCAGATCTGCATTTTCCTACAAAATACTCTCAATCCACCATAGGGCAATTTAGGGCCTGCCTCTGGAAGCAATGGCTGACCTATTGGCGCAGCCCAGATTACAATCTTGTTAGATTTTCCTTCACTCTGTTCACAGCCTTGCTACTCGGCACCATCTTTTGGAAGATCGGCACCAAGAT GGGAAATGCCAATTCTCTTAGAATGGTCATTGGAGCAATGTATACAGCAGTGATGTTTATCGGTATCAACAATTGTGCGACTGTGCAGCCAATCGTGTCGATTGAGAGAACAGTTTTCTACCGAGAGAGGGCTGCTGGGATGTACTCTGCTATGCCCTATGCCATTGCTCAG GTTGTCATGGAGATACCCTATGTGTTCGTCCAAACTGCATATTATACCCTCATTGTTTATGCCATGATGAGCTTCCAGTGGACAGCAGCCAAGTTCTTCTGGTTCTTCTTCGTCTCCTACTTCTCATTTCTCTACTTCACCTACTATGGTATGATGACGGTGGCAATCTCACCAAACCATGAGGTTGCAGCCATCTTTGCCGCGGCGTTCTATTCCTTGTTCAACCTATTCTCAGGATTCTTCATTCCGAGACCA AGGATTCCCAAATGGTGGATCTGGTACTACTGGCTTTGCCCATTGGCATGGACAGTGTATGGGCTCATAGTGACACAGTATGGAGACCTAGAACAAATCATCTCAGTCCCTGGCCAATCCAACCAGACAATCAGCTACTATGTTACTCATCATTTTGGATATCACAGGAAATTTATGCCAGTTGTTGCGCCGGTGCTCGTGCTCTTCGCTGTGTTTTTCGCGTTCATGTATGCCATTTGCATCAAGAAGTTGAACTTCCAACATCGATAG